In Drosophila subpulchrella strain 33 F10 #4 breed RU33 chromosome 4, RU_Dsub_v1.1 Primary Assembly, whole genome shotgun sequence, the genomic stretch GCATCTGTAGTACAGCTCCGCTTCCAAAAGgtatattggaccttgaggaagtgggagcgtGATTTGGAACGGGGTTGTTCTGTTGATGCTGCAAACTGGCAATGGCTggtaatggctcctccagctgtcccttggCGGGCGTCCTTTTTTCCAGAACTTACTAGCTTTGCGAGGACACTCCCGGCAGAATGTCTATATAGGGAGCCAAGttccactcggcatgttccttacCACTGGAATTATCTAGTaaatctcctccagcacttcattTATTCTGCGAATTTGCCCAGTTGTGGTATTGGttcctgtcggtgaaatccaacaataatgggcaacagcttggattataCGTGCTCTCTCCCTATGGTCTCTtaataggccgctgccgaccgcTGTCCTAAACCAACAACAATTTTCTTGTAACGCGCCATTAACGTCCAAATGCATATCCTTCCCAAAAAAATTCCGAGCCGCCGAGTACAAATCTCACCTACACTCGTAATAATACTGAATAAGAATACTGAAATACGGAATCGATTGGCGTGTTCGTTTCGTTTCTTTTTGGCACGAGTATTTCTTAGGAAGTAGGTCTCCCTCCTCTGTGTGAAAAGGGTATTAAGTACTCCCGCAATACGTGTTCTTTGTGAACACTATATAAGCTGCAGCTGATTTGCCGGTGTAAATCGACTTTCGATACTTCTTGGAAATATCGGTTGCGTCCAACGTTTTGGTTGTATTAGCCTACTGAAACgctaatttaaaaacattaaaagaGGAACTTGGCTATCAGCATGGCGTTTGCCAATATTTCGAGGCGATTCCTTGTTCCGGGGGTGTCCCACTTGAGGCTGCGGCCGCAATTTGTTCCAGCAGGCTCGACCGCGCTAAGGTAATGAGTATCTGCTTACATAATGCGCAAATATGAGACTTACTCTTTTTTTCTAAACCGTTCTTATCCAAACACTCTTTTTTAGTGGGCATGAAAGTCGCCGCGGAGCTGCGAAATGGTATCCAGACCCTGAGTTCATGAAGCAGTTTAGCGGCCCAGTGATGTATCCAGATGAGGTGACATCGCTCTGGAAGGTGCCCCCATGGAACAGTTAGTTGCTAACCTATCAAGCTAACCCGTGGCCTAACGCTTTGAATTCCCTTCTCTACTAGGCAAGGTGACGCCTGTCGAGAAGTCTGTGCGTAACTTGACTCTAAACTTCGGCCCCCAGCATCCCGCGGCCCATGGAGTCTTGCGTCTAGTGCTGGAGCTGGATGGAGAGGTAAGAGCTGGTAACTGCAGCTCTACTAGCTAGATCTACATCCCACCGTCTTATTTTTAGACTGTGATGCGTGCCGATCCGCACATCGGGCTGCTGCACCGCGGCACTGAGAAGCTCATCGAGTACAAAACGTACACCCAAGCATTGCCCTATTTCGACCGGCTAGATTACGTATCCATGATGTGCAACGAACAGTGCTATTCTCTGGCTGTGGAAAAGCTTCTCAACATCGAGGTGCCCCTCCGAGCGAAGTATATTCGAAGTAAGTAGTAACTAGTGGCGAAATAAGGGGATCATTGCAATCGCAAGTTCGTAAGGTAATGGGATTTAAAGCTTCTCACAGAAACCGCAGAGCACCCATTGGGCGTACTTTTCTTAATATACATTTTAGGCGACTTAGCGATTTCTGTGGCACCCCTGATTATTCCATAAGGCAATTTATTCCCATTAAGACCGTGGATTCTTCTGGTTAAGATAGTCTCTTTATACTCCAACAACTAAAGAAATAACGAAGATTTGTAAAAGACAATACAAACCAAATCCCTGTGGACGGAAGTACAAGTATTAACTAAGCGCACTGGGGAAGTTTGCAAAGGCGAATAATAAAGAACATGAGAGAAACAGCTATAAAGCGAACATATTCTAGGGATTCTAaggcagcgcatgtttgtctCAGCGGAGTGgcacgcccataacgctaaattCGGTCTGgccccaacatttttgaagaTTTCGTATACCTTGTTAGTTAATtaaaatagatttgattgatcAATACATATCTGCATTCCAATATCCTTACCAATCTAAAATCACTTACAGATTCCTCGGTATAGAATACAGAAAACCGATGCTTGCCGACATTTTAAATTATGTGGCCTATATAATTGGATTCATCTTACATATTTTTGCTGCTCTAGTGTGCTCCAGTTTTCACTTCATTTTACGTTTTGCGTTTTAAGAATAaccttattttttaatttttaagtgcTCTGGTTTTCGGAGAGTCTTAATTATCGTTTCGTCATCGGAATGTTTTATTTTCTCACCGTTTCTTCCTACTTCGACAGCTGTTAGTGTATATTACGATAAAGTTATCGGCATTTGAGAAAACAAAACTTGTGGCttaggaatataattttatattattccTTTAAAAATGCATAgcgatatttattttcaaggTGAGATCGATTGCTGCTCCGATTTGAATAATCTTTGTCATGTAGAACAAAATCTCCTTTGAATTTTTAGTAAATATTAAAGaatgtgggcgctagacaGGTTTTAGTGTTACAgtagtttgtgggcgttagattggTCGTCtgattttttaacaattttattaaaaattctgaaatattaaaataaaaaatcatatTCCCAAGAGTGTATATGCATGCAGATTCAATCGAGATTGCTAACAACATGCAGCAAATCAGCTAGTTGGCGCTGTAGGCTAAATGGCGCAATAAATAAAGAAGATAAGTTGCGCTAGGTGGCTATAGGCTAGGTGTGCTAGTGAAAAAGTAGAGTTCCTttaagcatatctccatccctctcCCACCctcttaagctgagtaacgggtatctaataatCGAAGCCATCGACTATggcgtatatatatatatatttactatAGTTCTGCTGAGAGCTGTTGCCCTAATCAATATGAAGTGATATTTACTATATAAAAGGCTATGCTATGccatacccttttactctacgagtaacgggtattacAAGAGataacgctatagtcgagttctTCGACTATCACATACCCTTCACTCAGCTAAGGGAGCGCATGGCAGATATAAAAGCAGCAAAGGGACTTTTTCCGAGTTTGCAGGGCGCCACATAGTGGCGACTATATTATTTGGTCATAACTCCTTAATGAACTGACACTTTGCAGGAAGTGTGCTAAAATCATTCTGGCGCTCGAATTAATTTAGactttttaaagtttaaattgaatttttgttaaatataatCAATACCGACCTACATGCCAAACATTATTCAAATCGCACCATCCAATTAAAATGAATAAGCAAGTAGTGGAATCTCTCTAGTGGAGTAGCGGTTGTATAGTGGTCTTGACACTCGACTTTACCATTCTCGCTTATCTTTTATTTAAGTACGGTAAATGCCTATagaattgtaattattttttctaaaaatgattatttataaattttgtaaGCATCATGAGCTAAAGTACTCCCTTTCGTATGTTGTATTCGATCCAGCTCTGTTTGCCGAGATCACTCGAATTCTAAACCATATAATGGCTGTCGGAACACACGCCTTGGACATTGGTGCTCTAACgccttttttttggttgttcGAGGAGCGGGAGAAAATGATGGAATTCTATGAGCGAGTTTCTGGTGCCCGAATGCATGCTGCCTACATCCGTCCTGGTGGCGTGTCATTGGTAATGCACTCGCACACATGTtagaaataaatttatttattgacgCTCTATTGCAGGACCTGCCTCTAGGCCTAATGGACGATATCTATGAGTTTGCATCAAAGTTTGCCGAGCGTTTAGACGAAGTGGAGGATGTATTGACCACGAACCGAATCTGGGTGCAGCGAACCGAGGACATTGGTATTGTAACGGCAGAGGAAGCTCTGAACTACGGTTTTAGCGGCGTCATGTTGCGGGGCTCCGGTATAAAGTGGGATCTCCGCAAACAACAGCCGTACGATGCGTACCATCTGGTAGACTTCGATGTGCCTATCGGCACCAAGGGCGACTGTTATGACCGATATCTCTGCCGCGTCGAGGAGATGCGCCAGTCGCTGCGAATAATTGATCAGTGCCTAAATCAAATGCCTGCTGGAGAAATCAAAACTGACGATGCTAAGGTAGCACCCCCCACTCGATCCGAAATGAAGACGTCTATGGAGGCTCTTATCCACCATTTCAAGTTATTTACCCAAGGCTATCAAGTTCCTCCCGGAGCAACCTACACGGCAATTGAAGCTCCAAAGGGCGAATTTGGGGTTTACCTTATATCAGATGGATCGAGCCGTCCATATCGCTGTAAAATCAAAGCCCCGGGATTCGCCCACTTGGCAGCTTTAGAGAAGATTGGAAAGCAGCACATGCTTGCTGACGTCGTTGCCATTATTGGTACTTTGGATGTAGTGTTTGGGGAGATAGAtagataaatttttatttttcttaaggATGTGCCCTAATGAAAAtgctaataaatattaaaaccatTGATACGTTCGAAACGCAATTCGTTTGTACTTTTTTAGAACACTGAGGGACctctttaaaatttttgctGAATCACAGTGACAGTCCACGGAGTGACAAATCACACAGGGAGTGTGCGCGAGGAGACTACTATATACAGCCgcagaatttaaaatatgctACGATAATCGTATCGAAACTGGTAACAGACTGATCAaaaggtatatatattacaaatctttaaaaattggAACTAACAAAACTGctagaaattaaaaaagaacGTAAGATGTTGGTCATGGATATCGCCTTGATTAAAACATAATCTTGATTGGAGCAACGGATTTTAAGTTTTTCCCCAAAAAGATTCAGTCTTCGGTCAAAAAGAACGCCAAGATCGTTTACTAGCGCACCCAGGAACTCAATCGGGACCAGGCGAATAGACCGGCTTAACACGATGAAGATCAACAAGCAGAGAGTTTTCATTTAAGGTTGGACAGAATATCAAATTCGACTTCGATACTGTGTAAGAATGAGGTAAAGTAGAATAAGTCGTTTAAAAAAACGTGGCAAATAAATAGGCTATTGCCTGATCAGTTATTGcggtaatattttcaaaagataGCGGGGAAGGATAATTGGTGGATTTagtgttaacaaaattataaaactttcGGATTCTAAGAAAATTGAACTTTACAATGTTATCTATTGCGGTACTGTATCTGTTTTGGTTCCATTATCTCGTTAAATGAAAATTTCTTTAGAGCGTTACTTGAGTTCCGCAGAAGGGCGGAAATGCAGTACCCAAATTGCTCAAAAGCGGCTGACCAATTCGAAAAAGTTTGTTTTCGAACTGCGCGACTTTTACTCTCATTATATGTTTGGTGTAATTGTGTGTGTGAAATGTGTAATTGATGCCCGTCTGCAGATCTATCAATCGAGGAAAGCAGGGTAGCGCTCAAGGAAAAATGTTTGAATTCTACTACATTTCCAAGAAATGGCATTGATGAAGGGGGATCTGCCTGGAGTGCCATTGAGGTTCTGAAACCAGTACCCGGCCAGGTCAAAAAGAAGATTCCATCGAAGAGGAATGTAAGCTGGGAGGGAAAGCGTCTTAAACCAGTTGCTTTAACAGAGGACTACTTCGGCGTGTTCCGGCGTTAGTCTGGTCCGTTGCCTTCTATAATTCAATAATATGCTTAAATACTAAGTTTAGATGCCCAAAGGGGCAGTGTCGCAGTGCTCAACATAACTACCTTTTTGTTTGTTAgtgtataaatatattgtacaATAAACACTGTACGTATaagaaaaaatcaagaaaagtAAATTTCTTTTAATTCAACTTTATTTCCATATTATATTCACAAAACTCTTAAAATACACAGTATGCATTCTTGCCCAACAACATTTAAGACAAAcccaatttttatattttactaaTTGGTTGGGTCCTCTGTAACATATTGCCGCTTACAATTGCCCGATATTtataaagattttttgtttatagTCAGATTAACATCGACTCTACTAGGGGAATTTATAGGACTTTGTCGGCTTCTTTAGTATCAATAGTATTACaataaagtaaattaattttaattatttatggTTTTTAATTCATCTAGTAAACTGGCTCTCGTTtatataaatgtgaatatTATAACAAAAGcaaacttaaaaatgtttcaTAACAATCCAATGAATTttcattgaaattgaaatctgACAACTTTAAATACTAAATAATTAATAGCACTAATTTTTTAGCACACACAATCTGTACACGATATTCCTTTGGGAAATTTAACCTTCGCTTCGatttatgttttaattttgctaTGCATGTTCATCGTACTTAGTAAGTTTTATATTCTACGTGATCACattgaaatttttgttttaaaaacgCGTTTAGGAGTTATTTTAACttgtattataatatttaacataTTATTACTAGAAGCTTTAACAATTTCGAAAACTTGCCTAGAACGTTCCCAAATTACAATAAACTCGATTTAATATTTAGCAGAAtccatacatttttaaaatacattagAAGTATTACTCTAAGTGGCACTCAACAGATTTAATACTAATTAATAAGAAAACAAACGACGCAATAGCGAAGGGCCGAGGGACTATGATATACCCGGAACTCAATATCCTCTTTAAAGTAAGGTTTCACATACATTATATTTACTTCATCACCATCAAATCCCCCACCAATCTCTACAATGTTCAGAATTTAGGATCTAATTATGTCCACACTACTATTTTGCAGGCAGTAACTTTACTTTACATAAGCCCTGAATCAATTTGGCGGTGTCTGAATTTCCAAACTATTGCGAGCTGCGCCTTATGGTCAGCGAAGTACAAGTATTCATATAGACAGACAGAAACGCATCCAACGTGCACTGCGCAAGAGCAATCTGTATGTTTTATCCCAACTCTCTAGCCATTTTTATGCCCGAGATCACAGTGTTCAACGGACAGACGACTGACAGACGGATATTGCTGGATcaacttggctagtgatcctgatcaagaatatgtacaCTTtttagggtcggaaacgtcctTCTTCttatgagtaacgggtatacatATTTGAGCTAAGAgttatacaaataaaaaaaaaacaaaacccgAACGTCTTCATGAAAATGATCGCCAGATCAACAGAGGTACGgatttttaaactaaaaaagTCTTGACCGATTATAGAGAATTTAAGATTGATGGCAATGATAGATTTAATATGAGaatattgataaaatttttataggTAGAATGATTTTTTGGTTTGtaaccttttttttaaatatcgaaaataaaataattttttcctTACAAGGATTGCATTTTTCGtatgtaaatttaaaattgattaGATTATATCTCTATAATCGGCGATCTCCGGATTTTTCCTTGTTGGTTTTTTGTAAAAAAGGTACTCCAGAATTGCTTTTTTACTCTTGTCCACGAAGTGTATACAAACAAGACATTTTGGAAAAAACAATGCGACAAAACTTGGTTTTCATTAAAAGGTCTGTGGGACACGTTAATGTCAAGTAACACCCACTCTAACTTTTTATTTCTGGTTTTAGTTAGTC encodes the following:
- the LOC119558078 gene encoding NADH-ubiquinone oxidoreductase 49 kDa subunit, encoding MAFANISRRFLVPGVSHLRLRPQFVPAGSTALSGHESRRGAAKWYPDPEFMKQFSGPVMYPDEVTSLWKVPPWNSKVTPVEKSVRNLTLNFGPQHPAAHGVLRLVLELDGETVMRADPHIGLLHRGTEKLIEYKTYTQALPYFDRLDYVSMMCNEQCYSLAVEKLLNIEVPLRAKYIRTLFAEITRILNHIMAVGTHALDIGALTPFFWLFEEREKMMEFYERVSGARMHAAYIRPGGVSLDLPLGLMDDIYEFASKFAERLDEVEDVLTTNRIWVQRTEDIGIVTAEEALNYGFSGVMLRGSGIKWDLRKQQPYDAYHLVDFDVPIGTKGDCYDRYLCRVEEMRQSLRIIDQCLNQMPAGEIKTDDAKVAPPTRSEMKTSMEALIHHFKLFTQGYQVPPGATYTAIEAPKGEFGVYLISDGSSRPYRCKIKAPGFAHLAALEKIGKQHMLADVVAIIGTLDVVFGEIDR